Proteins found in one Sorghum bicolor cultivar BTx623 chromosome 1, Sorghum_bicolor_NCBIv3, whole genome shotgun sequence genomic segment:
- the LOC8085932 gene encoding protein STRICTOSIDINE SYNTHASE-LIKE 3: MASPGLVAAALLVAALAAFCGTDPLRMGSMVDFPGFEAHFVHLPDPAEMPPHADERERLRGAEVRFRGEVQGPESVAFDPQGRGPYTGVADGRVVFWDGERWVPFATASPRWTQELCGGPKASPLEYLPNEHICGRPLGLRFDKKTGDLYIADAYFGLLKVGPEGGLATPLATEAEGVRLNFTNDLDLDDEGNVYFTDSSIHYQRRNFMQLVFSGDPSGRLLKYNPQTKETTVLHRNLQFPNGVSMSKDGSFFVFCEGSRGRLSRYWLKGEKAGTVDLFAILPGFPDNVRTNEKGEFWVAIHCRRSLYARLMSRYVKMRKFFLSLPIPAKYHYLMQIGGKLHAVIIKYSPEGQVLDILEDTKGEVVRAVSEVEEKDGKLWIGSVLMPFIAVFDLAKAS, from the exons ATGGCGTCCCCGGGGTTGGTGGCCGCGGCGCTGCTGGTGGCGGCGCTGGCGGCGTTCTGCGGCACGGACCCGCTGCGGATGGgcagcatggtggacttcccggGGTTCGAGGCGCACTTCGTCCACCTACCCGATCCCGCCGAGATGCCGCCGCACGCGGACGAACGGGAGCGGCTCCGTGGGGCCGAGGTGCGGTTCCGCGGCGAGGTGCAGGGCCCCGAGAGCGTCGCCTTCGACCCGCAGGGCCGCGGGCCGTACACGGGCGTCGCCGACGGCCGGGTCGTCTTCTGGGACGGCGAGAGGTGGGTCCCCTTCGCGACGGCCTCCCCGCGTTGGACGCAGGAGCTCTGCGGCGGGCCCAAGGCCTCGCCGCTGGAGTACCTCCCCAATGAGCACATCTGCGGCCGTCCGCTCGGGCTCCGTTTCGATAAGAAGACCGGGGACCTGTACATCGCCGACGCCTACTTCGGCCTGCTCAAGGTCGGCCCCGAGGGCGGGCTGGCCACGCCGCTCGCAACGGAGGCCGAGGGCGTGCGCCTCAACTTCACCAACGACCTCGACCTCGACGACGAGGGCAACGTCTACTTCACCGACTCCAGCATCCACTACCAGAGACG GAATTTCATGCAGTTAGTTTTCTCTGGGGATCCCTCTGGGAGACTTCTGAAATATAACCCACAGACAAAGGAAACGACTGTACTGCATCGCAACCTCCAATTTCCCAATGGTGTGTCCATGAGCAAGGATGGCTCATTCTTCGTTTTCTGTGAAGGATCACGAGGCAG GTTGAGCAGGTACTGGTTGAAAGGTGAGAAGGCAGGCACTGTGGATCTTTTCGCTATCTTGCCTGGATTCCCAGACAATGTGAGGACGAATGAGAAGGGCGAGTTTTGGGTGGCGATCCACTGCAGGCGAAGCCTGTATGCGCGGCTCATGAGCCGCTATGTCAAGATGAGGAAGTTTTTTCTCAGCCTCCCGATCCCGGCCAAGTACCACTACCTGATGCAGATCGGTGGCAAGCTGCACGCGGTGATCATAAAGTACAGCCCCGAGGGCCAGGTGCTTGACATCTTGGAGGACACCAAGGGAGAGGTGGTGAGAGCTGTCAGCGAAGTGGAGGAGAAGGACGGCAAGCTCTGGATAGGGTCCGTCCTGATGCCGTTCATCGCTGTCTTTGACCTGGCGAAGGCGTCTTAG
- the LOC8085933 gene encoding uncharacterized protein LOC8085933 has protein sequence MREYRYGEDEQHEPQPGCGEGAGQAAANCAAVCCCCPLALLDVLLLVTVRLPAGVMRRVRRRRHRHRGRGGAGAGANRKRPASAAAPASPTGGSGKAMIGATRDIEEEEEEQEEARGKAESAAAASELEREIMSSHFYGAGFWRSVSSSSSSSSMRYQ, from the coding sequence ATGCGCGAGTACCGGTACGGCGAGGACGAGCAGCATGAGCCCCAGCCGGGGTGCGGGGAAGGGGCGGGGCAGGCGGCGGCGAACTGCGCGGCggtgtgctgctgctgcccgCTGGCGCTGCTCGACGTCCTGCTGCTCGTCACCGTCCGCCTCCCCGCGGGCGTCATGCGGCGGGTgaggaggaggcgccaccgccaccgcggcCGGGGAggtgccggagccggagccaaCAGGAAGAGGCCGGCCTCCGCGGCGGCGCCTGCGTCGCCGACGGGAGGCAGCGGCAAGGCGATGATCGGCGCGACGCGGGAcatcgaggaggaggaggaggagcaggaggaggcgCGCGGCAAGGcggagtcggcggcggcggcgtcggagcTGGAGCGCGAGATCATGAGCTCTCATTTCTACGGCGCCGGCTTCTGGCGCAGCGTCTCCTCCAGCTCCAGCTCCTCCTCCATGCGCTACCAATAG